One window of Quercus robur chromosome 12, dhQueRobu3.1, whole genome shotgun sequence genomic DNA carries:
- the LOC126708626 gene encoding UDP-glucuronate 4-epimerase 4 has translation MSQLSRSSSSLDDTPSTPGKFKPDKPSPYIHRLRFHNLSKFTFYSAFFLAILCFFFLLSSPSGSNPRRSLGSYGGSDWERHVTRSARRRSDSGMTVLVTGAAGFVGTHVSMALKRRGDGVLGLDNFNLYYEPTLKRNRQKELQKNGVFIVEGDLNDKSLLHKLFDVVAFTHVMHLAAQAGVRYAMQNPSSYIHSNIAGLVNLLEVCKSANPQPSIVWASSSSVYGLNSKVPFSEKDRTDQPASLYAATKKAGEEIAHTYNHIYGLSITGLRFFTVYGPWGRPDMAYFFFTRDILKGKVIKIYETADHGSVARDFTYIDDVVKGCLAALDTAKKSTGSGGKKKGPAQFRIFNLGNTAPVPVSELVNILEKLLKVKAKRLVLPMPRNGDVKFTHANISLAHWELGYRPTTDLETGLKKFVKWYFKYYKEEEKKISAW, from the coding sequence ATGTCACAACTTTCCCGCAGTAGTAGTAGTCTTGATGACACACCTTCCACCCCTGGAAAGTTCAAACCGGACAAACCCTCGCCGTACATTCACCGCCTCCGCTTCCACAACTTGTCCAAATTCACTTTCTACTCCGCTTTCTTCTTAGCCATCCTCtgcttctttttccttctctcttctccTTCTGGCTCCAACCCTCGCCGATCTCTCGGCTCCTATGGCGGCTCCGACTGGGAGCGCCACGTCACTCGCTCGGCTCGCCGCCGCTCCGACTCCGGCATGACCGTCCTCGTCACCGGCGCCGCCGGCTTCGTCGGGACCCACGTCTCCATGGCCCTGAAGCGACGAGGCGACGGCGTTTTGGGTCTCGACAACTTCAACCTCTACTACGAACCCACCCTCAAGCGCAATCGCCAGAAGGAGCTCCAAAAGAATGGCGTTTTCATCGTCGAGGGAGACCTAAACGACAAGTCGTTGTTGCATAAGCTCTTCGATGTCGTTGCGTTCACACACGTCATGCACCTCGCAGCGCAAGCTGGTGTTCGCTACGCTATGCAGAACCCGAGCTCTTATATCCATAGCAACATCGCTGGGCTCGTTAATCTTCTCGAAGTTTGCAAATCAGCGAACCCACAACCTTCGATTGTCTGGGCTTCCTCGAGTTCTGTCTATGGATTGAATTCTAAGGTACCCTTTTCAGAAAAAGATCGGACCGATCAACCTGCGAGTCTCTACGCAGCAACAAAAAAGGCCGGTGAGGAAATTGCTCATACTTATAATCATATATACGGTCTTTCTATTACAGGGTTAAGGTTTTTCACTGTGTATGGACCTTGGGGTCGACCGGACATGGCGTATTTCTTTTTTACTAGAGATATTCTTAAAGGGAAAGTGATTAAGATATATGAGACTGCGGATCATGGTAGTGTGGCGAGAGATTTTACATACATTGATGATGTTGTGAAGGGTTGTTTGGCTGCGCTGGATACGGCGAAGAAGAGTACTGGAAGTGGTGGGAAGAAGAAGGGTCCTGCGCAATTTAGGATTTTTAATTTGGGGAATACGGCACCAGTGCCGGTGAGTGAGCTTGTGAATATATTGGAGAAGCTTTTGAAGGTGAAGGCTAAGAGGTTGGTGTTACCGATGCCGAGAAATGGGGATGTGAAGTTTACGCACGCAAATATAAGTTTGGCGCATTGGGAGCTCGGGTATAGGCCCACTACTGATTTGGAGACAGGGCTTAAGAAGTTTGTGAAGTggtattttaaatattacaaggaggaggagaagaagattaGTGCCTGGTGA